One part of the Terrimicrobium sacchariphilum genome encodes these proteins:
- a CDS encoding thiamine pyrophosphate-dependent dehydrogenase E1 component subunit alpha has translation MSSDRGRETAPRTEYLKAYRVMLMARVLEEKLSSLYRAGHIKGGVFLGRGQEALSVSVGINLRKGDIYAPLIRDQAGRMAFGDTALDTLRTYLGSQLGSMRGRDGNIHRGRPREGYYAMISHLGAMIPTVTGALLARRFRGETGVVGATCIGDGGTSTGAFHEGLNAAAVEKLPLIMVVANNQYAYSTPNDRQYACADLLDKAAGYGVAGHDVDGTDLGACLEVLGKAVAAARAGGGPQLIVGRLLRLVGHGEHDDASYVDPALKASHVGRDCLKVAEDYIVENGWATPEEIASWRVEAKSEVDVTAAKVLREPAPDPNEEEWMAISETRLQDNFAA, from the coding sequence ATGTCATCCGACCGCGGGAGAGAGACCGCCCCACGCACAGAGTATCTCAAGGCGTATCGCGTCATGCTGATGGCGCGAGTCCTCGAGGAAAAACTGTCCAGCCTGTATCGCGCCGGCCATATCAAGGGCGGCGTGTTCCTTGGCCGCGGCCAGGAGGCTCTCAGTGTCTCCGTGGGCATCAATTTACGCAAAGGCGATATTTACGCTCCGCTCATTCGCGACCAGGCCGGTCGCATGGCTTTTGGCGATACCGCTCTCGATACCCTGCGCACCTACCTGGGTTCGCAACTGGGCTCCATGAGAGGCCGCGACGGAAATATTCACCGTGGACGTCCCCGCGAGGGCTATTACGCGATGATCAGCCATCTCGGCGCGATGATCCCAACCGTCACTGGCGCTCTGCTCGCCCGGCGTTTCCGTGGGGAAACCGGGGTGGTCGGGGCCACTTGCATCGGCGATGGCGGAACCTCGACGGGCGCTTTTCATGAAGGTCTCAACGCGGCCGCGGTGGAGAAGCTTCCCTTGATCATGGTCGTGGCGAACAACCAGTACGCCTATTCCACTCCCAACGACCGGCAGTATGCCTGTGCCGACCTGCTCGACAAAGCTGCTGGATATGGCGTGGCTGGTCATGATGTGGACGGCACGGATCTGGGCGCGTGTCTTGAGGTGCTGGGCAAGGCTGTCGCGGCGGCTCGAGCCGGAGGAGGCCCCCAGTTGATCGTCGGTCGCCTGCTGCGACTCGTCGGCCATGGCGAGCACGATGATGCCAGCTATGTCGATCCGGCCCTGAAGGCCTCCCATGTCGGGAGAGATTGCCTGAAGGTGGCGGAGGACTACATCGTGGAAAATGGCTGGGCGACCCCGGAGGAGATTGCCTCCTGGAGGGTCGAGGCCAAATCCGAGGTGGATGTCACGGCAGCCAAAGTGCTGCGCGAACCCGCTCCGGACCCGAATGAGGAAGAGTGGATGGCGATTTCCGAAACCCGCCTCCAGGATAATTTTGCCGCATGA
- a CDS encoding alpha-ketoacid dehydrogenase subunit beta, with amino-acid sequence MITYLDAIRSAMDEALGRDPRVFLYGQDIGSFGGAFKATKGLAKKYPGRVMDAPLSEDAIVGIAIGAAIEGMRPIVEMQFADFSTCGFNQIVNHAATLFYRTEVSCPIVVRLPSGGSPGGGPFHSQSMEGLYAQYPGLVVMTPGTVEDAYSMLLDAVTIDDPVIFCEHKFLYNHLRAEELPKETTPIGKARIVRHGRDVTVVTYSAMVHESLAAADELREDGYQVEVVDLRTVKPLDTDTVLASVARTGRLLCVSESFPWGGVSAEVIARVTSEGFGLLDAPPQRLSAKDTPVPYHPNLWSSHRPTANAIASALRRLLEM; translated from the coding sequence ATGATCACGTATCTCGACGCCATCCGCAGTGCCATGGATGAGGCCTTGGGCCGCGATCCACGCGTTTTTCTTTACGGCCAGGATATCGGGTCGTTTGGCGGCGCTTTCAAGGCCACCAAGGGTCTCGCGAAAAAATACCCCGGCAGAGTGATGGATGCACCACTCAGCGAGGACGCCATTGTCGGCATCGCCATCGGTGCGGCCATCGAGGGGATGCGCCCGATCGTTGAAATGCAGTTTGCCGATTTTTCGACGTGTGGGTTCAACCAGATCGTCAACCACGCGGCGACGCTCTTTTATCGCACCGAGGTATCCTGCCCGATCGTGGTGCGGTTGCCCTCGGGGGGCAGCCCTGGCGGCGGTCCTTTCCATAGCCAGAGCATGGAGGGGCTTTATGCCCAGTACCCCGGCTTGGTCGTGATGACTCCCGGCACGGTGGAGGATGCCTACAGCATGCTCCTCGACGCGGTGACGATCGACGATCCGGTGATCTTTTGCGAACACAAGTTTCTCTATAACCACCTGCGAGCCGAGGAGTTGCCCAAGGAGACAACCCCCATTGGCAAGGCTCGCATCGTACGGCATGGCCGCGATGTCACGGTGGTGACTTACAGTGCGATGGTCCACGAGTCCCTCGCCGCTGCGGATGAACTCCGCGAGGACGGTTATCAGGTCGAGGTGGTGGACCTGCGCACGGTCAAGCCGCTCGATACCGATACGGTACTGGCTTCCGTCGCCCGCACAGGACGGCTGCTCTGCGTGAGCGAATCTTTCCCATGGGGAGGCGTATCGGCCGAGGTGATCGCGCGAGTGACGAGTGAGGGCTTCGGCCTGCTCGACGCTCCTCCGCAGCGCCTGAGTGCAAAAGATACCCCGGTCCCGTATCACCCGAATCTTTGGTCGTCGCATCGGCCGACGGCGAACGCGATCGCGTCCGCGTTACGACGCCTGCTGGAAATGTAA
- a CDS encoding 2-oxo acid dehydrogenase subunit E2: protein MARVPLLMPQLGESIAEATILRILFKEGDAVEADQDVIEVETNKAVMGVTSSNTGLLMEISVEEGQSYPVGAVLGYIEVSDEEARRLGLDEAPTEEEKVTRKKEAKRPAAPPVPQQVEPTVQGLPVPAHAGGASYLSPRMKARMTELGLHAADLAGIAGRGAGGRVTIEDLERFLEDLERNRITPASSMRVAVADAMRRSATRPLATVVLPVRMDTMLAHRRTQVPHKAGPALYAMRALAVALSENSAPAGRLIGDRIVHPRSIDIGFAVEAEDGVLVPVIRNADQFRLVDLIDRYNRLVDLARQRRLPAGETGGSIATVTNYGVFGLTIATPIPLPEQTLLLGMGAGQTVPHWDAGKGAFVPVTEAAFTLSFDHRVLDGGAAGRLLRRVAELLNSPDEL from the coding sequence ATGGCCCGCGTTCCCTTGCTCATGCCCCAATTGGGCGAATCCATCGCCGAGGCGACCATCCTGCGCATCCTTTTCAAGGAGGGTGACGCGGTGGAGGCCGATCAAGATGTCATCGAAGTCGAGACGAACAAGGCTGTGATGGGCGTGACGTCGTCCAACACGGGCCTCCTCATGGAGATTTCCGTCGAGGAGGGACAGAGTTATCCGGTCGGAGCTGTCCTTGGCTACATTGAGGTCAGCGATGAGGAGGCTCGCAGGCTGGGACTCGATGAGGCTCCCACCGAGGAAGAAAAGGTCACACGCAAAAAAGAGGCCAAGCGCCCTGCCGCACCGCCGGTGCCGCAGCAGGTGGAGCCGACCGTGCAGGGACTCCCGGTTCCCGCCCATGCGGGGGGAGCCAGCTATCTTTCGCCTCGTATGAAGGCGCGCATGACGGAACTTGGTCTCCATGCTGCGGATCTCGCGGGCATTGCGGGTCGAGGGGCCGGCGGTCGTGTCACCATCGAGGATCTCGAGCGCTTCCTGGAGGATCTCGAGCGCAACCGCATCACGCCTGCCTCATCCATGCGAGTGGCTGTGGCCGATGCGATGCGCCGCAGCGCCACCCGGCCGCTGGCCACCGTGGTGCTGCCCGTTCGCATGGACACGATGCTTGCGCATCGCCGCACCCAGGTTCCTCATAAGGCGGGTCCGGCCCTTTATGCCATGCGTGCACTGGCCGTGGCTCTTTCTGAAAACAGCGCCCCTGCGGGCCGCCTGATTGGTGACCGTATCGTGCATCCGCGCTCGATCGATATCGGGTTTGCCGTGGAGGCCGAGGACGGCGTGCTCGTGCCGGTCATCCGCAATGCCGACCAGTTCCGCCTTGTGGATCTCATCGATCGGTACAATCGCCTCGTGGATCTCGCCCGTCAGCGTCGCCTGCCTGCCGGGGAGACTGGAGGCTCCATCGCGACCGTGACGAATTACGGAGTCTTTGGCCTCACGATTGCCACGCCGATTCCGCTGCCCGAGCAGACCCTCCTCCTGGGAATGGGCGCAGGGCAGACCGTGCCGCACTGGGATGCGGGAAAAGGTGCATTCGTTCCGGTCACGGAGGCGGCTTTCACGCTGAGCTTTGACCATCGCGTGCTCGATGGCGGCGCAGCAGGCCGACTGCTTCGCCGCGTCGCCGAGCTTCTGAACAGCCCGGACGAACTCTAG
- a CDS encoding NUDIX hydrolase, protein MPAPRSLLEVSRELAAISQAGLAFSKDPFDRERFNRLREMAGEIMTVEIGQSGFRWPAESGYPTPKVDVRGVAFRGDSVLLIKESSSGLWTTPGGWADVNLSAAQNVEKEFLEESGYQVKAVAITSVIDRELAGFPVHTHTIYKIFFLCQIIGGEARTSIESTEIGFFPTDNLPALDRDRVSAEEIRRAHAFQRNAARPCYFN, encoded by the coding sequence ATGCCTGCTCCCCGTTCTCTTCTGGAGGTCTCCCGCGAACTCGCCGCAATTTCACAGGCCGGACTTGCCTTCTCCAAAGATCCCTTTGACCGCGAGCGATTCAACCGCCTGCGCGAGATGGCGGGAGAGATCATGACCGTGGAAATCGGGCAAAGCGGTTTTCGCTGGCCGGCAGAATCAGGCTATCCGACACCAAAAGTCGATGTGCGGGGAGTGGCCTTCCGGGGAGACTCCGTGCTGCTGATCAAGGAATCAAGCTCCGGCCTCTGGACCACGCCAGGCGGATGGGCCGACGTGAATCTCTCCGCGGCGCAAAACGTGGAAAAGGAATTCCTGGAAGAGAGTGGCTACCAGGTGAAAGCCGTGGCCATCACCTCTGTCATCGATCGGGAACTGGCGGGTTTTCCCGTCCATACTCACACGATCTACAAGATCTTCTTTCTCTGCCAGATCATCGGCGGGGAAGCCCGCACGAGCATCGAAAGCACGGAGATCGGTTTTTTCCCGACCGACAACCTTCCCGCGCTGGACCGGGATCGCGTTTCCGCGGAGGAAATTCGCCGGGCGCACGCTTTTCAAAGGAACGCGGCCCGACCATGTTACTTTAACTGA
- a CDS encoding TerC family protein: protein MSVDWYWWVLFLAVVAVLMAADLGLFQRKVHELKLSEALQSTALRVALALIFCLGLYMGWIGNYGSAAHRGQASIEFLTAYIVEVALSVDNVFVFALVFRYFRVDARYQHRILFWGILGALCMRAAMIFAGIALLERFHWVIYIFAAILIYGGIKMIGDDKDDQDPSQNPVVKLFRRLVPIDQNYRGSHFFNRVDGRLMATPLCVVLVAIETTDLIFAVDSIPAVLAVTRDPFVVFTSNVFAILGLRALYFALAGILKLFRFLHYGLSAILVFIGTKMLLSGTSFALKTEQSLIVVAALLFVSIAASLAFKEKPGKGSSRDNQSDGDA, encoded by the coding sequence ATGTCTGTTGACTGGTACTGGTGGGTATTGTTTCTGGCTGTGGTGGCTGTGTTGATGGCTGCCGATCTCGGGCTATTCCAGCGCAAGGTCCACGAACTCAAGCTCTCCGAGGCGCTCCAGTCTACCGCTCTCCGCGTCGCCCTGGCGCTCATCTTCTGTCTGGGACTCTACATGGGCTGGATCGGGAACTACGGTTCCGCCGCGCATCGCGGTCAGGCTTCGATCGAGTTTCTCACCGCGTATATCGTCGAGGTGGCGCTCAGCGTCGACAATGTCTTCGTCTTTGCGCTGGTATTCCGGTATTTCCGCGTCGACGCCCGGTACCAGCATCGCATTCTCTTCTGGGGTATCCTCGGCGCTCTGTGCATGCGCGCGGCGATGATCTTCGCCGGTATCGCTCTGCTGGAGCGGTTTCACTGGGTCATTTATATCTTCGCCGCGATCCTCATCTACGGCGGCATCAAGATGATCGGTGACGACAAGGACGATCAGGACCCATCGCAGAATCCAGTGGTAAAGCTCTTCCGGCGTCTTGTTCCCATCGACCAGAACTATCGGGGCAGCCATTTCTTCAACCGGGTCGATGGCCGCCTGATGGCGACGCCTCTCTGCGTGGTCCTCGTGGCGATCGAGACCACCGACCTGATCTTTGCCGTCGACTCCATCCCGGCTGTACTGGCGGTGACGAGGGACCCCTTCGTCGTTTTCACCTCCAACGTCTTCGCCATCCTGGGCCTGCGCGCCCTTTATTTTGCCCTGGCCGGCATCCTGAAGCTCTTCCGCTTCCTGCACTATGGACTCTCCGCCATCCTCGTCTTCATCGGCACGAAGATGCTGCTCTCGGGCACGTCATTTGCCCTGAAGACGGAGCAATCGCTCATTGTCGTCGCGGCACTGCTTTTCGTCTCGATCGCGGCCTCGCTCGCCTTCAAGGAAAAGCCCGGAAAGGGTTCCTCCCGCGACAACCAGTCCGACGGCGACGCCTGA
- a CDS encoding hybrid sensor histidine kinase/response regulator, producing MASSFAVAGLILALGWLVHYRTALDTERRLLAEQEKVVREQKYLVQSMLDDLASSSNLLAYISADQFQHSANDSALTRNLLRDEHLAFLRSRGTFDQLQIVKPSGERILNITRVSRNNGAYTFEDVSTDNDLAAANEPWLPELLENAAPEKAIFLGIHPAASESQRLPGVVRVGSPIYGSEAGVPVAFVVLDYPIDRILKRISSEDARWNGTTYLADSTGRWIGNEDDLSAPPRVGSQQWNYASLPLTGSLSTDNQGFFSYDTIRIGQSGGQSSLRNPQSWKILSWLRPETIEQRRHESTSLLWWIVAGCVGLLVPTTYVLVTAREQHREAARSREDTRALLQSITDSSLDGIVAGEAIRDARGDIKDFRLVFYNPAAESILRNAIVDREHPWSSTEFPLSFSPDFFGRCVHVTMSGSRYEMEHSTETGPLGRVWFRITVVKLNDGVVLTLSDITQQKLTVHEMQQAKDAAEIANRAKSQFLALMGHEIRTPMNGLLGFASLLERTPLNKEQSDYVSTLRMSGEALLRILEDILDYSHMEYEALDMKRVPVDIREVVRQISQLFVLASSDRSIELVTKVEQDVPAQILGDDVRIRQILVNLVGNAVKFTKEGFILIKVSMTSSEAGDKVTFHVVDSGPGVPTEMIDRLFKPFSQVDPSFTRRFGGTGLGLSICKRLVETMGGEISVQTAPGKGSDFFFSLPIRTPDFPALAASPTQLSTSGEQNPATILVVDDDPINRKLMLHMIDKLGSVAQAVSSGEQALAAFTSGKFELILMDIQMPEMDGLETTRQIRGIESREGLHPVRISAVTANSADSDRTACFTAGMDDFLAKPIHLEELEKVVQRAVASARISG from the coding sequence TTGGCATCCTCATTTGCAGTAGCCGGGCTGATTCTCGCCCTCGGCTGGCTCGTCCATTATCGTACGGCTCTGGATACGGAACGCCGCCTCCTCGCCGAGCAGGAAAAGGTCGTCCGCGAGCAGAAATACCTGGTGCAGTCCATGTTGGACGACCTGGCATCGAGTTCCAATCTCCTCGCCTACATCTCCGCAGATCAGTTTCAGCACAGCGCCAACGATAGCGCCCTCACCCGCAACCTGCTGAGGGACGAGCATTTGGCTTTCCTTCGTTCACGCGGCACTTTTGATCAACTCCAGATCGTCAAGCCATCGGGTGAGCGCATCCTCAACATCACGCGCGTCTCCCGTAACAACGGAGCGTATACCTTTGAGGATGTCTCGACGGATAACGACCTCGCCGCCGCCAACGAACCCTGGCTGCCAGAGCTCCTCGAGAACGCCGCCCCCGAAAAGGCCATCTTTCTGGGCATTCATCCCGCCGCCAGCGAAAGCCAGAGGCTTCCTGGGGTCGTGCGTGTCGGCTCCCCCATCTACGGCAGCGAGGCGGGCGTCCCCGTGGCATTCGTCGTTCTGGATTACCCCATCGACCGCATCCTCAAGCGCATCTCATCAGAGGATGCCCGCTGGAATGGTACGACCTACCTCGCCGACTCTACTGGCCGATGGATCGGTAATGAAGACGACCTGAGCGCTCCACCCCGGGTAGGAAGCCAGCAGTGGAACTATGCCAGCCTGCCGCTGACCGGATCGCTGTCCACCGACAACCAGGGGTTCTTCTCTTATGATACGATCCGGATCGGCCAATCCGGAGGCCAGTCCTCACTGCGAAATCCGCAAAGCTGGAAAATCCTCAGCTGGCTGCGGCCAGAGACCATCGAGCAAAGACGCCACGAATCCACCTCTCTCCTCTGGTGGATCGTCGCCGGGTGCGTCGGTCTACTGGTCCCGACGACCTACGTCCTGGTAACCGCCCGCGAACAGCACCGCGAAGCCGCCCGCAGCCGCGAAGACACCCGGGCGCTCCTGCAAAGCATCACAGATTCCTCGCTGGATGGCATCGTCGCCGGGGAGGCGATCCGAGACGCGCGCGGAGACATCAAGGATTTCCGTCTCGTCTTCTACAACCCGGCCGCCGAGAGCATCCTGCGCAACGCGATCGTCGACCGCGAGCACCCCTGGAGTTCCACCGAGTTCCCCCTCTCCTTCTCACCGGATTTCTTCGGTCGGTGCGTACATGTCACGATGAGCGGAAGCCGCTACGAGATGGAGCACTCGACGGAAACCGGCCCCTTGGGTCGGGTCTGGTTCCGCATCACGGTGGTAAAGCTCAATGATGGCGTGGTGCTCACGCTCTCCGACATCACCCAGCAAAAGCTCACCGTTCACGAGATGCAGCAAGCGAAGGACGCGGCAGAAATCGCCAACCGCGCCAAGAGCCAGTTCCTCGCCCTGATGGGGCACGAGATTCGCACGCCGATGAACGGCCTCCTCGGCTTTGCCTCCCTGCTGGAACGCACTCCGCTCAACAAGGAGCAGTCCGACTACGTCTCCACCCTCCGCATGAGCGGCGAAGCTCTCCTGAGAATCCTCGAGGACATCCTGGACTACTCGCACATGGAGTACGAAGCGCTCGACATGAAGCGGGTGCCGGTGGACATCCGCGAGGTCGTTCGCCAGATCAGCCAGCTCTTTGTCCTGGCCTCAAGCGACCGCTCGATCGAGCTCGTAACCAAGGTCGAGCAGGACGTTCCCGCGCAAATCCTCGGTGATGATGTCCGCATACGCCAGATTTTGGTCAACCTCGTCGGCAACGCGGTGAAGTTTACCAAGGAGGGATTCATCCTGATCAAGGTCTCGATGACGTCCTCCGAAGCCGGGGACAAGGTGACCTTCCATGTCGTGGACAGCGGCCCGGGCGTTCCCACAGAGATGATCGACCGGCTCTTCAAGCCCTTCAGCCAGGTCGATCCTTCCTTCACCCGTCGCTTCGGCGGCACCGGGCTGGGGCTTTCCATCTGTAAACGGCTGGTTGAAACCATGGGAGGCGAAATCAGCGTCCAGACGGCTCCCGGCAAGGGCTCCGACTTCTTTTTCTCCCTGCCGATCCGCACGCCGGATTTCCCCGCGCTTGCCGCCTCACCCACCCAGCTCTCCACGTCCGGCGAGCAAAACCCGGCGACGATCCTCGTCGTCGACGATGACCCGATCAATCGCAAGCTGATGCTTCACATGATCGACAAACTCGGGAGCGTCGCGCAGGCCGTATCCTCTGGAGAGCAGGCTCTGGCCGCCTTCACCTCGGGTAAATTTGAGCTCATCCTCATGGACATTCAGATGCCGGAAATGGACGGTTTGGAAACAACCCGCCAGATCCGGGGCATCGAGTCGCGGGAAGGGCTGCACCCCGTCCGCATCTCGGCCGTGACCGCAAATTCTGCCGATTCCGACCGGACCGCCTGCTTCACTGCCGGCATGGATGACTTCCTCGCCAAGCCCATTCACCTCGAGGAACTTGAGAAGGTTGTGCAGCGTGCAGTAGCTTCTGCACGAATTTCCGGTTGA
- the thrC gene encoding threonine synthase: MNEDRPFFSNLKCRECGRLYPKEAIHICEFDFGPLEAAYDYDAIRSSISRERITSRPQTMWRYREFLPIDGAPTVGAQVGFTPLVKADRLAAALGVKELYIKNDTVNYPTLSFKDRVVSVALSRARELGFKVVACASTGNLANSVAANAAAAGLRSYVLIPADLEQSKVLGSLVYGTNVIGIHGPYDQVNRLCSEIAGKYGWGFVNVNLRPYYAEGSKTMGFEIAEQLGWKLPRHTVVPMASGSLLTKIHKAYKEFIHTGIIEDQPFTIHGAQASGCSPISEAMKKQVEIVKPVPKPETIVKSLAIGTPADGYYAIRTMKDTGGSAEDVSDAEVIEGIRLLAEYAGIFAETAGGVTVASARKLIESGKIPRDESIVLCITGHGLKTAEAVQGKCGEPRLIKPSLREFEALVADEVAAAAN, from the coding sequence ATGAACGAAGACAGACCTTTCTTTTCCAACCTGAAATGCCGTGAGTGCGGCCGCCTTTATCCGAAGGAGGCCATCCACATCTGTGAGTTCGATTTCGGCCCGCTTGAGGCGGCCTACGATTACGACGCCATCCGCTCCAGCATCAGCCGAGAGCGCATTACCTCCCGCCCGCAGACGATGTGGCGGTATCGCGAGTTTCTTCCCATCGACGGCGCACCGACAGTGGGCGCGCAGGTGGGCTTTACTCCGCTGGTCAAGGCCGATCGCCTCGCCGCCGCGCTCGGCGTGAAGGAGCTTTACATCAAGAACGACACGGTGAATTACCCGACCCTTTCCTTCAAGGATCGTGTCGTCTCCGTGGCTCTCAGCCGCGCCCGCGAGCTGGGCTTCAAGGTTGTCGCCTGTGCCTCCACGGGCAATCTGGCCAATTCCGTCGCCGCCAATGCCGCCGCCGCCGGACTGCGCAGTTATGTCCTGATCCCGGCCGACCTCGAGCAGAGCAAGGTGCTCGGCTCGCTCGTCTACGGGACGAACGTCATCGGCATCCACGGCCCCTACGACCAGGTGAACCGCCTTTGCTCCGAGATTGCGGGCAAGTACGGCTGGGGATTCGTCAATGTGAACCTGCGGCCCTACTACGCCGAGGGATCGAAGACGATGGGCTTTGAAATCGCCGAGCAGCTCGGCTGGAAGCTTCCGCGCCACACAGTCGTCCCGATGGCCAGCGGGTCGCTCCTGACCAAGATTCACAAGGCCTACAAGGAGTTCATCCACACGGGCATCATCGAGGACCAGCCGTTCACCATTCATGGTGCGCAGGCCAGCGGATGCTCGCCCATCAGCGAGGCGATGAAGAAGCAGGTCGAGATCGTCAAGCCGGTGCCGAAGCCGGAGACCATCGTGAAGTCCCTCGCCATCGGCACCCCGGCGGACGGTTACTACGCCATCCGCACCATGAAGGACACCGGCGGCAGCGCCGAGGACGTGTCCGACGCCGAGGTGATCGAGGGCATCCGTCTCCTTGCCGAGTACGCCGGCATCTTCGCCGAGACCGCTGGCGGAGTGACGGTTGCCAGTGCCCGCAAGCTCATCGAAAGCGGCAAGATCCCGCGGGATGAGAGCATCGTCCTGTGTATCACCGGCCATGGCCTGAAAACCGCCGAGGCCGTGCAGGGCAAATGCGGCGAACCCCGTCTCATCAAGCCCAGCCTCCGCGAGTTTGAAGCGCTCGTGGCCGACGAAGTGGCTGCCGCAGCCAACTAA
- a CDS encoding ubiquitin-like small modifier protein 1 yields MPIQVRIPTPLRKLTGENEVVEAEGATVSEIFKSLETTYPGLGERILDEQGAVRRFVNVYLNEDDIRFLNELATPVKEGDEISIVPAIAGG; encoded by the coding sequence ATGCCAATCCAAGTCCGTATTCCCACACCCCTGCGCAAGCTGACCGGCGAAAACGAAGTCGTCGAGGCAGAGGGCGCAACCGTATCCGAAATCTTCAAGAGCCTCGAGACGACCTATCCCGGTCTCGGTGAGCGCATCCTCGACGAGCAGGGTGCCGTTCGCCGTTTTGTGAATGTCTACCTCAACGAGGACGACATCCGCTTCCTCAATGAACTGGCCACGCCGGTCAAGGAAGGCGACGAGATCAGCATCGTTCCCGCCATCGCCGGAGGTTAG
- a CDS encoding 3-hydroxyacyl-ACP dehydratase FabZ family protein translates to MDPVSLGLPHRDPFVFVDRVVDLQPGESARGEKVFSPDDPMFRGHFPGDPLVPGVILTEALAQMAGIAGGGDGRRFLLSAIRSMKFPSAARPTQIIALRARRTGAMGGLWMFDVSARVGEVVVAEGQVVLNEVTA, encoded by the coding sequence ATGGACCCGGTTTCCCTCGGCTTGCCCCATCGCGATCCGTTTGTCTTTGTCGATCGCGTCGTGGATTTGCAGCCCGGGGAATCTGCCCGAGGCGAGAAGGTCTTTTCACCTGACGACCCGATGTTTCGCGGTCATTTTCCCGGCGATCCACTGGTGCCTGGCGTCATTCTCACCGAGGCGCTCGCCCAGATGGCGGGAATCGCCGGAGGCGGCGATGGGCGGCGCTTTTTGCTCTCGGCCATTCGATCGATGAAATTTCCTTCCGCTGCGCGACCGACGCAGATCATCGCCCTTCGAGCCCGTCGGACCGGGGCAATGGGAGGCTTGTGGATGTTCGATGTTTCCGCCCGGGTGGGTGAGGTGGTGGTCGCCGAGGGACAGGTCGTTTTGAACGAGGTGACGGCATGA
- a CDS encoding sulfite exporter TauE/SafE family protein yields the protein MTDPLFAISIAVVALFAGLIGSLIGLGGGVIITPLLVLGFGIDIRYAMGAALVSVIATSSGAAAAYLRDGISNMRIGLSLCVATTIGAVGGAMAATVLPQNTLSIIFGVALLSTVALSLGNKKPKAQVEDKSDPLAVKLNLPGSFPTPQGMQQYTVHRFIPGFLMMGVAGILSGLLGIGSGAFKVVAMDQIMRIPFKVTTATSNFMIGVTAAASVGIYLKRGYLDPALVAPVSLGVLVGAFLGARLLSVAPVKILKMIFLVMVSLIAVQMILRGSGVSL from the coding sequence ATGACGGACCCGCTCTTTGCCATTTCCATTGCCGTGGTGGCACTCTTTGCCGGGTTGATCGGCTCCCTCATCGGGCTGGGCGGCGGAGTGATCATCACCCCGCTGCTGGTTCTCGGGTTTGGCATCGATATTCGCTACGCGATGGGAGCCGCGCTGGTCTCCGTGATTGCCACCTCGTCCGGAGCGGCAGCCGCCTACCTGCGCGACGGAATTTCCAACATGCGCATCGGCCTCTCCCTGTGCGTGGCGACCACGATCGGCGCGGTCGGCGGAGCCATGGCGGCGACGGTGCTGCCGCAAAATACGCTCTCCATCATTTTCGGCGTCGCTCTGCTCTCCACCGTTGCCCTTTCGTTGGGGAATAAAAAGCCCAAGGCGCAGGTCGAGGACAAGTCCGACCCTCTCGCGGTGAAGCTGAATCTGCCCGGCTCCTTTCCCACGCCGCAGGGAATGCAGCAGTACACCGTGCACCGGTTCATCCCCGGCTTTCTCATGATGGGTGTGGCAGGCATCCTCTCCGGGCTGCTGGGCATCGGCTCCGGCGCGTTCAAGGTGGTGGCGATGGATCAGATCATGCGCATCCCGTTCAAGGTCACGACGGCGACGAGCAATTTCATGATCGGCGTCACCGCCGCAGCCAGCGTGGGCATCTATCTGAAGCGCGGCTATCTCGATCCGGCACTGGTCGCGCCGGTGTCGCTGGGCGTGCTGGTCGGAGCTTTTCTCGGAGCGCGGCTGCTTTCCGTGGCTCCGGTGAAAATCCTCAAGATGATCTTTCTCGTGATGGTGTCCCTTATCGCCGTGCAGATGATCCTGCGCGGCAGCGGAGTTTCCCTATGA
- a CDS encoding DUF1634 domain-containing protein gives MTDEKIQSLLARVMVGGVIISGIIIFSGLTWYLATHIGVPPGDHVFSGEPKYFESFGGMIRRAFSWHEFGERRSVIMVGIVLLLFNPIVRVGLAVAGFFAQRDWQYCAISALVFAVLVFSFFA, from the coding sequence ATGACCGACGAAAAAATCCAGAGCCTCCTCGCCCGCGTGATGGTCGGCGGCGTCATTATCTCGGGCATCATCATCTTCAGCGGGCTCACGTGGTATCTCGCCACCCACATCGGCGTGCCGCCGGGCGACCATGTCTTCAGCGGAGAGCCGAAGTACTTCGAATCCTTTGGCGGGATGATTCGACGTGCGTTTTCCTGGCACGAGTTTGGGGAGCGTCGCAGTGTGATCATGGTCGGCATCGTCCTTCTGCTGTTCAATCCCATCGTCCGGGTGGGGTTGGCGGTGGCGGGGTTCTTTGCCCAGAGGGATTGGCAATATTGCGCCATCAGCGCCCTTGTCTTCGCGGTGCTGGTGTTTAGTTTCTTTGCGTGA